From Bradyrhizobium sp. NDS-1, the proteins below share one genomic window:
- the pgeF gene encoding peptidoglycan editing factor PgeF produces the protein MTLVSPLLSAVPGLRHAFFTREGGVSGGIYAALNGGLGSSDDQALVAENRRRMAEHVGVAPERFLSLHQIHSPDVLVAEAPWPSGPRPKGDALVTKTPGIALGVSTADCGPVLFVDPNARVIGGAHAGWKGALTGVLEATISAMERLGATRGGIIAAIGPLIRQESYEVGNEFVARFIEADADNAMFFIPSVREGHAMFDLAGLIRKRLDAAGILMIDDLGVDTYADERFFSYRRSVHRKEPDYGRHVHAIALEG, from the coding sequence ATGACGCTCGTTTCGCCGCTGCTGTCGGCGGTGCCCGGCCTGCGCCATGCCTTCTTCACCCGCGAAGGCGGCGTCTCCGGCGGCATCTATGCCGCGCTGAACGGCGGGCTCGGCTCCAGCGACGATCAGGCCCTGGTCGCGGAGAACCGCCGCCGCATGGCCGAGCATGTCGGCGTCGCGCCGGAACGCTTCCTCAGCCTGCACCAGATCCACTCGCCCGACGTGCTCGTCGCCGAGGCCCCCTGGCCGAGTGGACCGCGACCGAAGGGCGATGCGCTGGTGACGAAAACGCCCGGCATCGCGCTCGGCGTCTCCACCGCCGATTGCGGACCCGTGCTGTTCGTCGACCCCAACGCGCGCGTGATCGGCGGCGCGCATGCGGGGTGGAAGGGCGCGCTGACTGGCGTGCTGGAGGCAACGATCTCGGCAATGGAGAGGCTCGGCGCCACACGCGGCGGCATCATCGCCGCGATCGGCCCCTTGATCCGCCAGGAGAGCTACGAGGTCGGCAACGAGTTCGTCGCGCGCTTCATCGAAGCGGATGCGGACAACGCCATGTTCTTCATTCCGTCGGTGCGCGAGGGACACGCGATGTTCGATCTCGCCGGCTTGATCCGCAAGCGCCTGGACGCCGCCGGCATCCTGATGATCGACGATCTTGGTGTGGACACCTACGCCGACGAGCGCTTCTTCAGCTATCGCCGTTCGGTCCATCGCAAGGAGCCGGATTATGGCCGCCACGTTCACGCGATCGCGCTGGAGGGGTGA